A part of Odontesthes bonariensis isolate fOdoBon6 chromosome 23, fOdoBon6.hap1, whole genome shotgun sequence genomic DNA contains:
- the LOC142373446 gene encoding uncharacterized protein LOC142373446, with the protein MEEHSYAAPQEEGCPSLKERKRDLKRERDRLIHKNRVNIGVAFPRWKELMKEKDFQRDAEVACFLLDSLSQLRERTGECALMSAERCSERRNLPPEDPGRLESVTSELVPTADIQEEELHRQEELHVKEEELHRQEELHVKEEEELHVKEEELHRQEELHVKEEELHMQEELHVKEEEEFHMQEELHVKEEELHVKEEELHMQEELHVKEEELHMQEELHVKEEELHVKEEELHMQEELHVKEENLDKNLDPGGHLPHGEASDSSETEVSECEEEEEDWQEPLSDSQPETQAGENGGKASPAPESGENGDVGFNTLRKSFRCSRCGKRFLYKRSLQIHTTSHSGKGSSSCLVDTKSSDAKTRAEAEEKRFVCGQRFTHLTSLQRHMRVHMAEQPFSCDVCGKRFKHHVTLKSHIKLHTGVKPLDCTLCDKRFTR; encoded by the exons ATGGAAGAGCACAGTTATGCCGCGCCGCAGGAGGAGGGATGCCCGTCGCTAAAAGAGCGAAAAAGAGATTTGAAAAGGGAACGTGACCGGCTAATCCACAAAAACAGGGTAAACATCGGGGTCGCTTTTCCCAGGTGGAAGGAGCTGATGAAGGAGAAAGACTTCCAAAGGGACGCTGAGGTTGCCTGCTTTCTTCTGGACAG TCTCAGCCAGCTGCGGGAGAGAACCGGCGAATGCGCCCTGATGTCTGCAGAAAGGTGCTCTGAGAGGAGGAACCTCCCACCCGAGGACCCCGGCAGGCTCGAGTCGGTCACGTCAGAGCTGGTGCCAACAGCCG ACATCCAGGAGGAGGAGCTTCACAGGCAGGAGGAGCTTCACGTAAAGGAGGAGGAGCTTCACAGGCAGGAGGAGCTTCAcgtaaaggaggaggaggagcttcaCGTAAAGGAGGAGGAGCTTCACAGGCAGGAGGAGCTTCACGTAAAGGAGGAGGAGCTTCACATGCAGGAGGAGCTTCAcgtaaaggaggaggaggagtttcACATGCAGGAGGAGCTTCACGTTAAGGAGGAGGAGCTTCATGTAAAGGAGGAGGAGCTTCACATGCAGGAGGAGCTTCACGTAAAGGAGGAGGAGCTTCACATGCAGGAGGAGCTTCACGTTAAGGAGGAGGAGCTTCATGTAAAGGAGGAGGAGCTTCACATGCAGGAGGAGCTTCATGTAAAGGAGGAGAACCTGGACAAGAACCTGGATCCAGGCGGCCATTTACCACATGGAGAAGCTTCAGActcctctgagactgaagtcagtgaatgtgaggaggaggaggaggattggCAGGAGCCGCTGTCAGACTCTCAACCTGAAACCCAAGCTGGCGAGAACGGAGGGAAGGCGAGTCCGGCGCCAGAGTCGGGTGAAAACGGTGACGTGGGCTTCAACACCTTGAGAAAGTCCTTCAGGTGCTCCCGCTGCGGCAAACGCTTCCTCTATAAAAGGTCTCTCCAGATTCACACGACGAGTCACTCGGGAAAAGGTTCTTCCAGCTGTTTGGTGGATACAAAAAGTTCAGATGCGAAGACGAGAGCCGAGGCAGAAGAGAAGCGATTCGTCTGTGGCCAGAGATTTACCCACCTGACCAGCCTGCAGAGACACATGAGAGTCCACATGGCCGAGCAGCCGTTCAGCTGCGACGTGTGCGGGAAACGATTCAAACATCACGTCACCCTGAAGTCTCACATAAAGCTCCATACGGGCGTCAAACCGCTCGATTGTACTCTTTGTGATAAAAGATTTACACGCTAG